Proteins from one Acropora muricata isolate sample 2 chromosome 9, ASM3666990v1, whole genome shotgun sequence genomic window:
- the LOC136927641 gene encoding E3 ubiquitin-protein ligase NRDP1-like, producing the protein MGFDIERFSGKINEGLLCSICRDVLEEPLQAPCEHAFCTSCIQAWLTHYNSCPEDRLTLWPSDLKPIFRYMKNDLDALKIRCDNETRGCKALVRLDALKTHLKEECGYVKTSCSNEGCQEELNKRDLESHLKTCKFQTAECSKGCGLKVNKNEELEHNCIAELRKALIKNQKENEGKIRELKKEMESRLDSHRVHMVYKETSLQNQIEDLNLKVAELLRETKSLKAQRREELLREDPERTEILEWLRSLKYQDEIAERYCSSCNKRYLHVRKDTLHCLNDQVNQSCTSRYPKEEEAVLSHIRCSRGTKLRSWNGTSAGTGQGPLHAPTQSEDSSLNRALAESWRRTLDVSSSPCTNQN; encoded by the exons ATGGGGTTTGACATTGAAAGATTCTCAGGAAAAATCAATGAAGGTCTTCTGTGTTCAATTTGTCGGGATGTTTTAGAAGAACCATTGCAAGCGCCTTGTGAACACGCGTTTTGTACATCTTGTATTCAAGCTTGGCTAACTCACTATAACAGTTGCCCCGAAGACCGCCTTACCCTCTGGCCGAGCGACCTAAAGCCGATTTTCCGATACATGAAAAATGATTTGGACGCCTTGAAGATACGCTGCGACAATGAAACCCGCGGTTGTAAAGCTCTCGTGCGACTAGACGCACTGAAGACGCATTTAAAGGAGGAATGTGGTTATGTGAAGACTTCGTGCTCCAATGAAGGCTGCCAAGAGGAACTTAATAAACGCGACCTAGAGTCTCACTTAAAAACCTGCAAGTTCCAAACAGCTGAATGTTCAAAGGGCTGTGGATTAAAAGTGAACAAAAACGAAGAGTTGGAGCATAATTGTATAGCCGAGCTGCGAAAAGCACTGATTAAAAATCAAAAAGAGAATGAAGGGAAAATTCGAGAGCTTAAAAAGGAGATGGAATCTCGTCTCGATTCGCACCGCGTTCACATGGTGTACAAAGAAACTTCTTTACAAAATCAGATAgaggatttgaatttgaaagtgGCGGAGTTATTGCGTGAAACCAAATCGTTGAAAGCTCAGAGAAGAGAAGAATTACTGCGCGAGGATCCTGAAAGAACAGAGATTCTTGAGTGGCTCAGGAGTTTGAAATACCAAGACGAGATTGCAGAAAGGTATTGCAGTAGTTGCAACAAGCGATATTTGCACGTCAGGAAAGACACGCTTCACTGTTTGAACGATCAG GTCAACCAAAGCTGCACATCTAGATATCCCAAAGAGGAAGAAGCTGTCCTTAGTCACATTCGATGTTCCCGCGGGACCAAGCTCCGGAGTTGGAATGGGACTTCCGCTGGAACGGGTCAAGGCCCACTTCACGCTCCAACGCAAAGTGAAGACTCTTCTCTGAACAGAGCCCTGGCCGAATCATGGCGGCGAACACTTGACGTTTCATCCTCACCTTGCACTAACCAAAACTGA